The following are encoded together in the Babylonia areolata isolate BAREFJ2019XMU chromosome 18, ASM4173473v1, whole genome shotgun sequence genome:
- the LOC143292659 gene encoding equilibrative nucleobase transporter 1-like, with the protein MPVNPKLRFLYVAWAFLECVLFGGLLYGWGSLVFILIEEGVYSELCDGYIPPVSTTARSDHGVSGHTPLPVSTTEKSDHRDSILDSRDSTGDPAVEEGVHAAWRQNCPVRERRFALVFTVATVALCVGTAALGQLNFKYGTRLTRLCALVIFTAGALLTGFTSHDLPWLIFPGLSLVAVGGMPLLMTNTQFSNLFTRGSSTVVSLLSGAYDTSSGVPLILKLLHERGISLRWSMLVIASAHLLTMVSTFFFLPEGFIAKVAPEPVVLNVGRRNSEGLPNEHSDEDNAHEREPLLRSGKKEEQKESIKSCILSPMYCLHVLWMSILQLRFLFFIGSLNTWLNSLFHNTEDVSHYTNVCQFVMMFGLVCSFISGIVYDINKRIFDDSRSELRRKLMPAVMPQTLTALLGIVMSALVLRNAHSVLYPTFIVNVVFRSFMYSMAASYIGVMFPSEYFGVLYGLMIILSGSVGMAQYGLFAWSQASGYTTVNIFLIAFLTLSLVHPLYQWITCHRAESRSHCEDSVQNGKHL; encoded by the exons atgccaGTCAATCCCAAGCTGCGCTTTCTGTATGTGGCCTGGGCCTTTCTGGAGTGCGTGCTCTTTGGAGGGCTGCTGTATGGGTGGGGGTCCCTGGTCTTCATTCTGATAGAGGAGGGAGTGTACTCCGAGCTGTGTGATGGCTACATTCCCCCAGTCAGCACGACAGCGAGAAGTGACCATGGAGTGTCTGGACACACTCCACTACCGGTCAGCACGACAGAGAAAAGTGACCACAGAGACTCCATCCTTGACTCCAGGGACTCCACTGGTGACCCCGCAGTGGAAGAAGGGGTGCATGCAGCCTGGAGACAAAACTGTCCGGTGAGGGAACGGCGTTTTGCGTTGGTCTTCACTGTCGCTACGGTGGCCCTGTGCGTGGGAACGGCCGCCTTGGGGCAGCTGAACTTCAAGTATGGGACGCGCCTCACCCGACTGTGTGCTTT GGTCATTTTCACGGCTGGTGCGTTGCTGACAGGCTTTACCTCACATG ACCTACCATGGCTAATATTCCCTGGACTGTCTTTGGTAGCAGTGGGTGGCATGCCCCTTCTCATGACAAATACCCAG TTTTCAAATCTGTTCACAAGAGGCAGTTCTACAGTAGTGTCTCTGCTGAGTGGGGCCTATGACACATCATCTGGCGTCCCACTCATTCTCAAG CTTCTTCACGAAAGAGGTATATCTCTGCGCTGGTCAATGCTGGTGATAGCTTCTGCTCATCTGTTGACCATGGTCAGCACGTTTTTCTTCCTGCCTGAAGGGTTCATTGCCAAGGTCGCTCCGGAGCCAGTTGTGTTGAATGTCGGACGAAGAAACTCAGAAGGGTTGCCGAATGAACATTCTGATGAGGATAATGCACATG AGAGGGAGCCATTACTGAGGTCGGgcaagaaggaggagcagaaagagTCCATCAAGTCTTGCATCCTGTCCCCCATGTACTGTCTCCACGTCCTCTGGATGTCTATTCTGCAGCTACGCTTCTTGTTCTTCATCGGCTCCCTCAACACCTGGCTCAACAGTCTGTTTCACAACACTGAGGATG TAAGCCATTACACCAATGTGTGCCAGTTTGTGATGATGTTTGGACTGGTGTGCTCGTTCATCTCTGGCATCGTCTATGACATCAACAAACGAATCTTTGATG ACAGTCGGTCAGAGCTGCGTCGTAAGCTGATGCCAGCCGTGATGCCCCAGACACTGACGGCACTGCTGGGCATTGTGATGTCAGCGCTGGTCCTCCGCAATGCCCACTCTGTCCTGTACCCCACGTTCATCGTCAACGTCGTCTTCAGGTCCTTCATGTACAGTATGGCCGCTTCCTACATCGGAGTCAT gtttcccAGTGAGTATTTTGGAGTGCTGTACGGCCTGATGATCATCCTGAGTGGAAGTGTGGGTATGGCGCAGTACGGGCTGTTCGCATGGTCACAGGCGTCGGGATACACCACC GTGAATATATTTCTGATTGCCTTCCTGACGTTGTCACTTGTGCATCCCTTATACCAGTGGATCACGTGCCATCGTGCTGAATCCAGATCCCACTGTGAAGATAGTGTACAAAATGGAAAACACCTTTGA
- the LOC143291936 gene encoding THUMP domain-containing protein 1-like produces MSEGGQKKRKSKAWYRKQAYHNKRMKTDQLPGHRLTVGLKGFIITCNDRERDAVKESYNILNEYADKLYGPESKEEANSSGDSDGEDIEAAIAREVQTLKEATAKGERRFQNSETGAKNCIFIKTTLDDPAGLAHAIFTDLRQSKLQKSRHALRLLPVVGTCKANVKDISELAKDVLQPFFTETKLEVTFAINFKARNNSGVGREMVISTLRETIENTFPSVLLRFTHVNPQITILVEVMRGVACIAVAKDFALFRKYNLVEVVRDRPAESSEKTAVTQNTTAENADKQEGQEVNETGGENSICEGGKQMYVAAEEAEKLPDSSLASGQEGVTAVPVSSEVQISGETSIEHVASECTADSVTDSGSGAAAVDESPPPNSATAVEPETEEAAARAVISDCEAPVPVETEPQGCDEVSGGSLQTDEGPQGVIPLSDESAVAAD; encoded by the exons ATGAGTGAAGGAGGCCAGAAAAAGCGGAAGTCCAAAGCATGGTACAGAAAACAGGCTTATCACAACAAACGCATGAAGACTGATCAGTTACCAGGGCATCGCCTGACTGTCGGTCTGAAGGGCTTCATCATCACATGCAACGACCGGGAGCGAGATGCTGTGAAAGAGTCATACAACATCCTTAATGAATATGCTGACAAGCTGTATGGCCCTGAG AGCAAGGAAGAAGCCAACAGCAGTGGAGACAGTGATGGGGAAGACATTGAAGCAGCCATTGCCAGAGAAGTACAGACCTTGAAAGAAGCCACTGCCAAAGGTGAGCGTCGTTTCCAGAACAGTGAGACAGGTGCCAAGAACTGCATTTTCATCAAGACAACACTGGATGACCCAGCGGGTCTTGCTCACGCCATCTTCACAGACCTGCGGCAGAGCAAGCTGCAGAAGTCCAGGCATGCGTTACGCCTGCTGCCTGTGGTAGGCACATGCAAAGCCAACGTGAAAGACATCAGTGAATTGGCCAAAGACGTTTTGCAACCATTCTTCACAGAGACCAAACTTGAAGTCACCTTTGCCATCAACTTCAAAGCACGAAACAACAGTGGTGTTGGACGAGAAATGGTCATCTCAACCTTGCGGGAAACCATCGAGAACACGTTTCCCTCGGTTCTTCTTCGGTTCACCCATGTCAACCCTCAGATAACAATTCTGGTGGAAGTGATGCGTGGAGTAGCCTGCATCGCAGTCGCCAAGGACTTTGCTCTTTTCAGGAAGTACAACCTTGTGGAGGTGGTGCGTGATAGACCTGCAGAGAGCAGTGAGaagacagcagtgacacagaacaCAACTGCTGAAAATGCTGACAAACAAGAGGGTCAAGAGGTGAACGAAACGGGTGGTGAAAACAGTATCTGTGAAGGTGGTAAGCAGATGTATGTGGCAGCAGAAGAAGCTGAAAAACTCCCTGACTCTAGTCTTGCATCTGGGCAAGAGGGTGTTACTGCTGTGCCAGTCTCCAGTGAAGTACAAATCAGTGGAGAGACTTCAATTGAACATGTGGCTTCTGAGTGTACAGCTGACAGCGTGACTGATAGTGGTTCAGGTGCTGCCGCTGTAGATGAATCACCTCCACCAAACAGTGCTACGGCTGTGGAACCAGAGACTGAAGAAGCTGCAGCACGGGCAGTCATTTCTGACTGTGAAGCACCTGTTCCTGTGGAAACTGAGCCACAAGGATGTGATGAGGTGTCAGGTGGTTCATTGCAGACAGACGAAGGACCACAAGGTGTCATACCATTGTCAGATGAATCCGCTGTTGCAGCAGATTGA